In one Nicotiana sylvestris chromosome 8, ASM39365v2, whole genome shotgun sequence genomic region, the following are encoded:
- the LOC138874773 gene encoding uncharacterized protein, whose protein sequence is MYPPEKANVVVDALSRKVVGMGGLEFIHVGKRWLASNVQALANQFVRERQYDDPHLPVLKDSVQHSDAKEDNGVLQMQGQICVANVDGLPWCLNFQQVKYEHQWERITKDFVVRLQQTSRKFDAIWAIVDRLIKSVHFIQVGITYYLELLAEIYICKIVHLRGVPVSIISEWDI, encoded by the exons atGTATCCTCccgagaaggccaatgtggtggttgatgccttgagtagaaaggtagTTGGTATGGGTGGCCTTGAATTTATTCATGTTGGTAAGAGATGGCTTGCATCAAATGTTCAGgcattggccaatcagtttgtgag agagcgccagtatgatgacccccatttgcCTGTCCTTAAGGACTCAGTTCAGCACAGTGATGCCAAGGAGGATAATGGGGTGTTGcagatgcagggtcagatttgtgtggccaatgtggatgggctac cttggtgcctaaattttcagcaggtgaagtatgagcaccaatgggagcgtatcaccaaGGACTTTGTAGTTCGGCTCCAACAAACTtcgagaaagtttgatgctatttgggcgATTGTGGATAGGTTGATCAAGTCCGTGCATTTCATTCAAGTTGGGATTACCTATTATTTGGAGTTGTTGGCTGAGATCTACATCTGCAAGATTGTTCATCTTCGCGGTGTGccggtgtccatcatttcagaatGGGACATATAG